A genomic stretch from Juglans microcarpa x Juglans regia isolate MS1-56 chromosome 3S, Jm3101_v1.0, whole genome shotgun sequence includes:
- the LOC121257942 gene encoding uncharacterized protein LOC121257942: protein MDIEHVLKEGSISSLTLSSVESNQRGGVLSPEDFAWVDSCLVQDPEISKGSCDSLKDASQELLSSQSRSFSSAAISCFLEEGTDVEIPPSLEEADTMHFRGRSDDGIVLQTCAAMDVEDGLIESSNLSGEGFSGEDIAWVNSCLIEDPEDSVSWASLKNALLEIVSSDFRSFDSFAAVSGGLPEGTDVEILPSYEEAETVHFQGETSDDLVLINKITERDSDHLPLKFKNNSLKSLTLKGNPFLPTYTEGVKESESIETKLDLGSSAYGMEPSTEDIFRVWDLGIPSEEDEFGKQLNKAALTEGSFKPMPATLNDLEVSKDVEEVFPDHLVSAMADLSLNQTSS from the coding sequence ATGGATATAGAACATGTCCTGAAGGAAGGCTCTATTTCTTCTCTTACTCTGAGTTCGGTAGAGTCTAATCAGAGAGGAGGTGTGCTTTCCCCAGAAGATTTTGCTTGGGTTGACTCCTGCCTTGTCCAAGATCCTGAAATTTCAAAGGGGAGTTGCGATTCTCTAAAAGATGCCTCACAAGAACTCCTCAGTTCCCAATCCAGATCATTCAGCTCTGCTGCAATTAGTTGTTTTTTAGAAGAAGGAACTGATGTTGAAATACCACCTTCCTTGGAGGAGGCAGATACTATGCATTTCCGAGGAAGAAGTGATGATGGCATTGTTCTCCAAACATGTGCAGCCATGGATGTGGAAGATGGCCTGATAGAAAGCTCTAACCTGAGTGGAGAAGGTTTTTCCGGAGAAGATATTGCTTGGGTTAACTCCTGCCTGATCGAAGATCCCGAAGATTCAGTTAGTTGGGCTTCTCTGAAAAATGCCTTACTAGAAATTGTCAGTTCCGACTTCAGATCATTTGACTCCTTTGCTGCAGTTAGTGGTGGTTTACCCGAAGGAACTGATGTTGAAATACTACCTTCCTATGAGGAGGCAGAGACTGTGCATTTCCAAGGAGAAACCTCAGATGACCTTGTTCTCATTAACAAAATAACAGAAAGAGATAGTGATCATCTTCCGCTCAAGTTTAAGAATAACAGTTTGAAGTCTTTAACTTTGAAGGGAAATCCATTTCTGCCAACTTACACTGAAGGCGTGAAAGAGAGTGAAAGTATTGAAACAAAGCTTGATTTGGGTTCTTCAGCTTATGGGATGGAGCCCTCAACTGAGGATATCTTCAGGGTTTGGGATTTGGGCATTCCATCCGAGGAAGATGAATTTGGTAAACAATTAAACAAGGCAGCCCTAACAGAAGGTTCATTCAAGCCAATGCCAGCGACTTTGAATGATTTAGAAGTATCCAAAGATGTCGAAGAAGTGTTTCCTGACCATCTAGTTTCAGCCATGGCAGACCTTTCTTTGAATCAAACTTCTAGTTAA
- the LOC121257104 gene encoding LOW QUALITY PROTEIN: endoglucanase 24-like (The sequence of the model RefSeq protein was modified relative to this genomic sequence to represent the inferred CDS: inserted 2 bases in 2 codons): MAFSLAPGLLLPLLVSLLSFATSTQDYQDALSKAILFFEGQRSGFLPQDQRITWRSNSGLSDGWMYNADLTGGYYDAGDNVKFGFPMAFTTTMLAWSVIEFGDSMXPNELRNSLVAIRWATDYLLKALSQLPNRIFVQVGDPNIDHSCWERPEDMDTARTVYAVDAPNPASDVAGESAAALAASSIAFRSSDPGYSDTLLRNAINAFQFANSYRGAYSDNSNIKDGACPYYCDFDGYQDELLWGAAWLRRATQQDTYLDYIRSNGQTLGADENINEFGWDNKHAGLNVLVSKEVIEGNMYSLQSYRASADSFMCTLIPESSASHIEYSPGGLIYRPGGSNLQHTTSIAFLSLVYANSLARTSQAINCGNIYVTPTRLRQQAKRQVDYILGENPKGLSYMVGYSNYYPQRIHHRGSSLPSIKDHPQFIACKEGSIYFNSTDPNPNVLVGXVVGGPGEDDVYDDDRIDYRKSEPTTYINAPLVGALAYLVANPNFSN, from the exons ATGGCCTTCTCCTTGGCTCCCGGCctgcttcttcctcttcttgttAGCTTGCTAAGTTTTGCGACAAGCACCCAGGACTACCAAGACGCGTTGTCAAAAGCCATCTTGTTCTTCGAGGGGCAGCGCTCGGGATTCCTGCCACAGGACCAGCGGATCACCTGGCGTTCCAACTCGGGACTGAGCGATGGTTGGATGTACAACGCCGACTTGACCGGGGGATACTACGACGCCGGCGACAACGTAAAGTTCGGCTTCCCCATGGCCTTCACGACGACGATGTTGGCGTGGAGCGTGATCGAGTTCGGCGATTCCA CCCCAAATGAGCTACGGAACTCTCTGGTGGCGATCCGCTGGGCAACGGATTACTTGCTCAAGGCTCTGTCTCAGCTGCCCAACCGGATTTTTGTGCAG GTGGGGGATCCAAACATAGACCACAGTTGTTGGGAAAGACCTGAAGATATGGACACTGCCAGGACTGTTTACGCCGTTGATGCACCAAATCCAGCTTCTGATGTTGCCGGAGAGTCCGCAGCAGCTCTTGCAGCTTCATCCATAGCTTTCCGATCATCGGACCCGGGATACTCAGACACTCTGTTACGAAATGCCATCAATGCTTTTCAATTTGCAAATAGTTACAGAGGAGCTTACAGCGATAATTCTAATATTAAAGATGGCGCCTGCCCATATTATTGCGACTTTGATGGTTATCAG GACGAGTTACTTTGGGGAGCAGCATGGCTAAGGAGGGCAACCCAGCAGGATACTTACCTTGATTACATACGAAGCAATGGCCAAACCCTTGGAGCCGATGAAAACATCAATGAATTTGGGTGGGACAACAAACATGCTGGCCTTAATGTTTTAGTCTCTAAG GAAGTCATAGAAGGAAACATGTATTCTCTCCAATCGTATAGAGCCTCGGCGGACAGCTTCATGTGCACGCTTATACCCGAATCATCGGCCTCGCACATAGAGTACAGTCCCGGAGGGCTCATATACAGGCCCGGAGGCAGCAACTTGCAGCACACAACATCCATTGCATTCCTTTCATTGGTTTATGCCAATTCCTTGGCTAGAACATCTCAAGCTATTAATTGTGGGAACATTTACGTAACTCCGACTAGGCTTCGCCAACAGGCCAAGCGCCAAGTTGATTACATTTTGGGCGAAAACCCTAAGGGTTTATCTTATATGGTTGGGTATAGCAACTACTATCCGCAACGTATTCACCATCGTGGCTCGTCGTTGCCATCCATAAAGGACCATCCCCAGTTCATTGCATGCAAAGAGGGTTCCATATACTTCAACTCAACAGACCCTAACCCTAATGTCTTAGTTG CTGTTGTTGGCGggccaggtgaggatgatgttTATGACGATGATCGAATTGATTACCGGAAGTCGGAGCCCACAACCTACATTAATGCTCCATTAGTTGGGGCGCTAGCATACTTGGTTGCTAACCCCAACTTTAGTAATTAG